In Sander vitreus isolate 19-12246 chromosome 12, sanVit1, whole genome shotgun sequence, the following proteins share a genomic window:
- the LOC144527010 gene encoding myosin-7-like, with protein sequence MGDAEMSVFGAAAPYLRKSDKERMEASTRLFDIKKECFVPDPVEEFVKATISSRDGDKVTVETQNGKTAVVKESQILQQNPPKFDKIEDMAMLTFLHEPAVLFNLKERYAAWMIYTYSGLFCVTVNPYKWLPVYNQEVVVAYRGKKRAEAPPHIFSISDNAYQYMLSDRENQSILITGESGAGKTVNTKRVIQYFASIAASGVKKDPTAKDKGTLEDQIIQANPALEAFGNAKTIRNDNSSRFGKFIRIHFDARGKLASADIETYLLEKSRVTFQLKAERDYHIFYQILSNKKPELLEMLLITNNPYDYAFISQGETQVASIDDAEELMATDSAFDVLGFTQEEKNSVYKLTGAIMHHGNMKFKTKQREEQAEADGTEDADKVAYLMGLNSADLIKGLCHPRVKVGNEWVTKGQSVAQVNYAIGALSKAVYEKMFLWMVIRINQSLETRQPRQYFIGVLDIAGFEIFDFNTFEQLCINFTNEKLQQFFNHHMFVLEQEEYKKEGIEWTFIDFGMDLQACIDLIEKPMGIMSILEEECMFPKASDTTFKTKLYDNHLGKSANFQKPRIVKGKPEAHFSLVHYAGIVDYNINNWLVKNKDPLNETVVGLYQKSNLKVLSVLFANYAGAEAVLGDGEVKKEKKKKGSSFQTVSALHRENLNKLMTNLRSTHPHFVRCIIPNETKTPGAMENPLVMHQLRCNGVLEGIRICRKGFPNRILYGDFKQRYRILNPAAIPEGQFMDSRKGAEKLLGSLDIDHNQYKFGHTKVFFKAGLLGLLEEMRDERLSKIITGIQARSRGLLSRIEYQKMVERREALLIIQWNVRSFMGVKNWPWMKLFFKIKPLLRSAEAEKEMANMKEEFLKLKEAYAKSEARRKELEEKMVSLLQEKNDLQLQVQAEQDNLCDAEERCEGLIKNKIQLEAKAKELTERLEDEEEMNAELTAKKRKLEDECSELKKDIDDLELTLAKVEKEKHATENKVKNLAEEMAALDDIIAKLTKEKKALQEAHQQTLDDLQSEEDKVNTLTKAKTKLEQQVDDLEGSLEQEKKIRMDLERAKRKLEGDLKLTQETVMDLENDKQQLEERLKKKDFEVSQLNSKIEDEQNMTIQLQKKIKELQARIEELEEELEAERAARAKVEKQRADLARELEEISERLEEAGGATSAQIEMNKKREAEFLKLRRDLEEATLQHEATAATLRKKQADSVADLGEQIDNLQRVKQKLEKEKSELRLELDDVVSNMEHVAKSKINLEKTCRTLEDQMNEYRTRCDEYQRSVNDYTTQKAKLQAENDDFSRQLEEKESLISQLTRGKNSYNQQLEDLKRQLEEEIKAKNALAHAVQSARHDCDLLREQYEEEQEAKAELQRGMSKANSEVAQWRTKYETDAIQRTEELEEAKKKLAQRLQDAEEAVEAVNAKCSSLEKTKHRLQNEIEDLMVDVERSNAAAAALDKKQRHFDKVLSDWKQKYEECQCELESSQKEARSLSTELFKLKNSYEECLDHLETMKRENKNLQEEISDLTEQLGEGGKTVHELEKVRKQIEQEKSEIQSALEEAEGTLEHEEGKILRAQLEFNQMKADMERKLAEKDEEMEQCKRNLQRMIDTLQSSLEAECRSRNEALRLKKKMEGDLNEMEIQLSQANRQAAEAQKHLKSVHAHLKDAQLQLDDSLRSNDDLKENNAIVERRNTLLQAEVEELRSALEQTERGRKLAEQELLDVSERVQLLHSQNTSLMNHKKKLEADTAQLQTEVEDAVQECRNTEEKAKKAITDAAMMAEELKKEQDTSAHLERMKKNMEQTIKDLQHRLDEAEQIAMKGGKKQVQKLEARVRELENEVEMEQKKSIEAVKGVRKYERRIKELTYQTEEDRKNIARLQDLVDKLQLKVKAYKRSAEEAEEQANVHLSKFRKLQHEMEEAEERADIAESQVNKLRAKSRDVGSKKGFDEE encoded by the exons ATGGGGGATGCGGAGATGTCTGTGTTTGGGGCGGCTGCTCCGTACCTGAGGAAGTCGGACAAGGAGCGTATGGAGGCCTCCACACGTCTCTTCGACATAAAGAAGGAATGCTTTGTCCCGGATCCAGTGGAAGAGTTTGTGAAGGCAACTATCAGCAGCCGAGATGGAGACAAGGTCACTGTAGAGACACAGAATGGGAAG ACTGCGGTGGTCAAAGAGTCCCAGATTCTGCAACAGAATCCTCCAAAGTTTGACAAGATCGAGGACATGGCCATGTTGACCTTCCTCCATGAACCAGCTGTGCTATTTAACCTCAAAGAGCGTTATGCAGCATGGATGATCTAT ACCTACTCTGGGCTCTTCTGTGTGACTGTCAACCCCTACAAGTGGCTGCCAGTCTACAACCAAGAGGTGGTTGTTGCTTATAGAGGAAAGAAGAGGGCTGAAGCTCCTCCTCATATCTTCTCCATCTCTGACAATGCCTATCAGTACATGCTGTCAG ACCGCGAAAACCAGTCAATTTTGATCAC TGGAGAATCTGGTGCAGGAAAGACAGTCAACAcaaagcgagtcatccagtatTTTGCAAGTATTGCAGCTAGCGGTGTAAAGAAAGAccccactgccaaggacaag GGTACCCTGGAGGATCAAATCATCCAGGCTAACCCTGCTCTGGAGGCCTTCGGGAATGCCAAGACCATCAGGAATGACAACTCCTCTAGATTT GGTAAATTCATCCGGATTCATTTTGATGCCAGGGGAAAGTTGGCCTCTGCTGATATTGAAACAT ACCTTCTGGAGAAGTCTCGTGTGACCTTCCAGCTCAAGGCTGAAAGAGATTACCACATCTTTTACCAGATTCTCTCCAATAAGAAGCCTGAACTCCTGG AGATGCTGTTGATCACAAATAATCCCTACGACTATGCCTTCATCTCTCAGGGGGAAACCCAAGTGGCCTCCATTGATGATGCAGAGGAATTGATGGCAACAGAT AGTGCCTTTGATGTGTTGGGCTTTACTCAAGAGGAAAAAAACTCTGTGTACAAGCTGACTGGTGCCATCATGCATCATGGCAACATGAAGTTCAAGACCAAGCAGCGTGAAGAGCAGGCAGAGGCTGATGGCACTGAAG ATGCTGACAAAGTCGCATATCTGATGGGCCTGAACTCAGCGGACCTCATCAAGGGTCTCTGTCACCCAAGAGTCAAAGTAGGAAATGAGTGGGTCACCAAGGGACAAAGTGTCGCTCAA GTGAACTATGCCATTGGAGCTCTATCCAAggctgtttatgaaaagatgTTCCTGTGGATGGTGATAAGAATCAACCAGTCACTGGAGACCAGGCAGCCTCGCCAATACTTCATTGGTGTGCTGGACATCGCTGGATTTGAGATCTTTGAT TTCAACACCTTTGAGCAGCTGTGCATCAACTTCACCAATGAAAAACTGCAACAGTTTTTCAACCACCACATGTTTGTGCTGGAGCAGGAAGAGTACAAGAAAGAGGGCATTGAATGGACTTTCATAGATTTTGGTATGGACTTGCAGGCCTGCATTGACCTGATTGAAAAG CCCATGGGTATCATGTCCATCCTTGAAGAGGAGTGCATGTTCCCCAAAGCCTCTGATACCACCTTTAAAACTAAGCTCTATGACAACCATCTGGGGAAATCTGCCAACTTCCAGAAGCCCAGAATTGTTAAAGGGAAACCAGAGGCCCATTTCTCCCTGGTTCACTATGCTGGAATTGTTGATTATAATATCAACAACTGGCTGGTGAAGAACAAGGATCCTCTGAATGAGACCGTTGTAGGACTCTACCAGAAGTCTAATCTCAAGGTGTTATCTGTCCTCTTCGCAAATTATGCTGGAGCAGAAGCAG TTTTGGGTGATGGTGAAgtcaaaaaagagaagaagaagaagggatcATCATTTCAGACTGTGTCCGCTCTTCATAGG GAAAACCTGAACAAGCTGATGACCAACTTGAGGTCTACTCACCCTCACTTTGTTCGCTGCATCATCCCCAATGAGACCAAGACTCCTGGGGCCATGGAGAACCCTCTGGTGATGCACCAGCTGCGCTGTAACGGTGTGCTGGAAGGCATCAGGATCTGCAGAAAGGGCTTCCCCAACAGGATCCTCTATGGAGATTTCAAACAACG ATATCGCATCCTGAATCCTGCTGCCATCCCTGAGGGTCAGTTCATGGACAGCAGGAAGGGAGCTGAGAAACTTCTTGGTTCTTTGGATATTGATCACAATCAGTACAAGTTTGGACATACCAAG GTGTTCTTCAAGGCTGGTTTGCTGGGTCTGCTTGAGGAGATGAGAGATGAGCGTCTCTCCAAAATCATCACCGGTATTCAAGCCAGATCCCGTGGTCTTTTGTCCCGTATTGAGTATCAGAAGATGGTGGAACGCAGAGAAGCATTATTAATTATCCAATGGAATGTCCGTTCATTTATGGGGGTCAAGAATTGGCCCTGGATGAAGCTGTTCTTCAAGATCAAACCTCTGTTGAGATCTGCTGAGGCAGAAAAGGAGATGGCAAACATGAAGGAAGAATTCCTGAAGCTGAAAGAGGCTTACGCAAAATCTGAAGCTCGTAGAAAGGAACTAGAGGAGAAAATGGTTTCTCTTCTTCAAGAGAAGAATGACCTGCAACTTCAAGTTCAAGCG GAGCAAGATAATCTTTGTGATGCTGAAGAAAGATGTGAGGGGCTGATCAAAAACAAGATTCAGCTGGAGGCAAAAGCCAAAGAGCTGACAGAAAGactggaggatgaggaggagatgaaTGCTGAACTGACTGCTAAGAAGAGGAAGCTGGAGGATGAGTGCTCTGAGCTGAAGAAAGACATTGATGACTTAGAGTTAACTCTGGCTAAAGTGGAGAAAGAGAAGCATGCCACAGAGAACAAG GTGAAGAACCTGGCTGAAGAGATGGCTGCTCTGGATGATATCATTGCTAAGTTgaccaaagaaaagaaagccTTACAGGAAGCTCATCAGCAAACGCTGGATGATCTGCAGAGTGAAGAAGACAAAGTCAACACTCTGACCAAGGCCAAGACCAAGCTGGAGCAGCAAGTGGATGAT CTTGAAGGATCTCTTGAGCAAGAGAAGAAGATTCGAATGGACCTTGAGAGAGCGAAGAGAAAGCTGGAGGGAGACTTAAAGTTGACCCAGGAGACTGTAATGGATTTAGAAAATGACAAGCAACAGCTGGAGGAGCGCCTGAAAAA GAAAGACTTTGAGGTCAGCCAGCTAAACAGCAAAATTGAAGATGAACAGAACATGACCATTCAACTCCAGAAGAAGATAAAAGAGCTGCAG GCCCGCATTGAGGAGCTGGAAGAAGAGCTTGAAGCAGAGCGAGCTGCCCGAGCCAAAGTGGAGAAGCAGAGAGCAGACTTGGCCAGAGAGCTggaggagatcagtgagaggctggaggaggctggTGGAGCAACATCTGCTCAGATTGAGATGAACAAGAAGAGGGAGGCTGAGTTCCTGAAACTCCGCAGAGACCTTGAAGAGGCCACTCTGCAGCATGAAGCCACTGCTGCCACACTCAGGAAGAAACAAGCTGACAGTGTGGCTGACCTGGGAGAGCAGATTGACAACCTGCAGAGAGTCAAGCAGAAActggagaaggagaagagcGAGCTCAGACTGGAGCTGGATGATGTGGTCTCCAATATGGAACACGTAGCTAAGTCTAAG ATTAACTTGGAAAAGACCTGCAGAACTTTGGAGGatcaaatgaatgaatacagGACCAGGTGTGATGAATATCAGAGATCCGTTAATGACTACACCACCCAGAAAGCCAAGCTTCAAGCTGAGAACG ATGACTTTTCAAGACAGCTGGAGGAGAAAGAATCTCTTATTTCTCAGCTGACCAGAGGAAAGAATTCCTACAATCAACAACTTGAAGATCTAAAAAGACAACTAGAGGAGGAAATAAAG GCCAAGAATGCGTTAGCCCATGCAGTGCAGTCTGCTCGTCATGACTGTGACCTGCTCAGGGAGCAGtatgaggaggagcaggaggccaAGGCTGAATTGCAGCGAGGCATGTCCAAGGCCAACTCTGAGGTTGCTCAGTGGAGAACCAAGTACGAAACTGATGCCATCCAAAGAACCGAGGAACTGGAGGAGGCAAA aaagAAGCTGGCTCAGCGTCTGCAGGATGCTGAGGAGGCTGTGGAAGCAGTGAATGCTAAATGTTCGTCTCTGGAGAAGACCAAACACAGGCTGCAGAATGAGATTGAAGATCTCATGGTGGATGTGGAGAGgtctaatgctgctgctgctgctctggacAAGAAGCAAAGACACTTTGACAAA GTCCTGTCTGACTGGAAACAGAAATATGAGGAGTGTCAGTGTGAGTTGGAGAGCTCTCAGAAGGAAGCCAGGTCTCTGAGCACTGAGCTCTTCAAACTGAAGAACTCTTATGAAGAATGTCTAGACCATCTGGAGACCATGAAGAGAGAGAATAAGAATCTTCAGG AGGAGATTTCTGACCTCACTGAGCAACTTGGTGAGGGAGGAAAAACCGTTCATGAGTTGGAAAAAGTCCGTAAGCAGATAGAGCAGGAAAAGAGTGAGATTCAGTCTGCCCTCGAGGAAGCAGAG GGTACTCTTGAGCATGAGGAGGGTAAAATTCTAAGAGCCCAGCTTGAGTTCAACCAAATGAAGGCAGACATGGAGCGTAAACTAGCTGAGAAAGATGAGGAGATGGAGCAGTGCAAGAGGAACCTGCAGAGGATGATAGACACCCTGCAGAGCTCTCTTGAGGCTGAGTGTCGCAGCAGGAATGAGGCTCTCCGTTTGAAGAAGAAGATGGAGGGAGACCTCAATGAGATGGAGATCCAGCTGAGCCAGGCCAACAGGCAGGCAGCTGAGGCCCAGAAACACCTCAAATCGGTTCATGCACATTTGAAG GATGCTCAGCTCCAGCTAGATGACTCTCTTCGATCCAATGATGATCTGAAAGAAAACAATGCAATAGTTGAGAGACGCAACACCCTTCTTCAGGCCGAAGTGGAGGAGCTCAGGTCTGCTCTGGAGCAAACTGAGAGAGGTCGCAAACTTGCTGAGCAAGAGCTGCTGGATGTTAGTGAAAGGGTGCAGCTCCTGCACTCACAG AACACCAGCCTGATGAATCACAAGAAGAAGCTGGAGGCTGATACAGCCCAGCTTCAGACAGAAGTAGAAGATGCTGTGCAGGAGTGCAGAAACACTGAGGAGAAGGCCAAGAAGGCCATTACTGATGCTGCCATGATGGCAGAGGAGCTGAAGAAAGAGCAGGACACCAGTGCTCACCTGGAGCGTATGAAGAAGAACATGGAGCAAACCATCAAAGACCTGCAGCACCGTCTGGATGAAGCTGAACAGATCGCCATGAAGGGAGGCAAGAAGCAGGTGCAGAAGCTCGAGGCCAGG GTGAGGGAACTGGAAAATGAGGTGGAAATGGAACAGAAGAAAAGCATTGAAGCTGTGAAGGGTGTCCGTAAATATGAGCGCCGTATCAAAGAACTTACCTATCAG ACTGAGGAGGACCGCAAGAATATTGCCCGACTCCAAGATCTGGTAGATAAGCTGCAGCTGAAAGTGAAAGCCTACAAGAGATCTGCTGAGGAGGCT GAGGAACAGGCTAATGTTCATCTTAGCAAGTTCCGCAAACTACAGCACGAGATGGAAGAAGCTGAAGAGAGAGCTGACATTGCTGAGTCTCAGGTCAACAAGCTGCGGGCCAAGAGCCGTGATGTGGGCTCAAAG AAAGGCTTTGATGAGGAGTGA